A genome region from Camelina sativa cultivar DH55 chromosome 10, Cs, whole genome shotgun sequence includes the following:
- the LOC104719033 gene encoding uncharacterized protein LOC104719033, with protein sequence MDSSQDHCNSPGLGGGGNKSHVCTKCGWSYPNPHPSAKNRRAHKKICGTIKGFEIFDSDKAKQDLDFPDDHKTPSPRVVGKGDERIGDVSEEDVFTDAVCEFSRSDSFKEDTATNFAAKVTQNPGETPQCINSSTGCVMKSSEVVQESCEVPSVEVLDNYDAPSAVEAASGNRQGGESSTEEHPIASETVIDSPQQAHVIDNGDLMSNVRLETKCKEKFTEESESKLASELRKKEDTSDSSWNDDVIYSDVDGPYGFSSEATSMTHPGEASCLVSEDVPVHTSLAKPEATQVISAGQFVSDDMPFVENADVSLHGIKSLEEMEASHSVNPFLSETSKGEECETDTLTEADNLRIQPEVLSIGSEAPSSDKILFGDKTEPQGQTDLVAVKEFPSAENIMIPKTDSEDIKVKAEDGVSSLGNAQTVESETLRVSPPAVDSIVVDSNANVSSAANKTGLVDLVGESELIQANVVAEEGNNPKDRLSPESSCYVTPLSVVFEGADASDQIKSSTETSKDSALQIGAEFSESKDEVCREINNGTVVEESSFINETYPTEYPVSHPGSTHTAPDEIVKTANQKSLESGRTEFNRVVGGLGVIQANEIDGNVKAHNYYAEVPVTIESNDHRDFGRLQNLSEAHIKSLVSSPLVSRNNASSNAFESNLGSVSGVSGGVSKPENVSQNQEITLEKTTSWSSAKEQHVPLKNLLSEARSPRVQQEAKAQNESNNIPRVSSILGQETSPEDGRWPEKREVSEEWNSPAKYPVDLKREERKVKGRPFWVPFVCCSNVK encoded by the exons atggattctTCTCAGGACCACTGCAACTCTCCAG GACTAGGAGGAGGAGGTAATAAGAGTCATGTGTGCACTAAATGTGGTTGGAGTTACCCTAATCCACATCCTAGTGCTAAAAACCGTCGTGCTCACAAGAAGATCTGTGGAACCATCAAAGGATTTGAGATCTTTGACTCCGATAAGGCCAAACAGGATCTTGATTTTCCTGATGACCACAAAACCCCAA GTCCAAGAGTTGTGGGCAAAGGTGATGAGAGAATTGGGGATGTTTCTGAAGAGGATGTGTTTACTGATGCTGTTTGTGAGTTTTCTAGATCTGATTCTTTCAAGGAAGATACAGCTACTAACTTTGCTGCAAAGGTTACTCAGAATCCTG GTGAGACTCCACAGTGCATTAATTCATCAACTGGCTGTGTGATGAAAAGCTCTGAAGTGGTTCAAGAGAGCTGTGAAGTTCCATCTGTGGAAGTCCTTGACAACTATGACGCCCCAAGTGCAGTTGAAGCAGCTTCTGGTAATCGACAAGGTGGAGAGAGTTCTACTGAAGAACACCCTATAGCATCTGAAACTGTGATTGATTCACCACAGCAAGCTCATGTCATTGACAATGGTGATCTCATGTCAAATGTAAGATTGGAGACAAAATGCAAAGAAAAGTTTACGGAAGAATCTGAATCTAAGTTAGCATCTGAATTAAGGAAGAAAGAGGACACCTCAGATTCATCATGGAACGATGATGTGATTTACTCGGACGTGGATGGTCCCTATGGATTTTCATCAGAAGCAACGAGCATGACTCATCCTGGTGAAGCTAGCTGTCTAGTCAGTGAGGATGTTCCAGTCCATACTTCTCTGGCAAAACCTGAGGCAACTCAGGTTATCAGTGCTGGGCAATTTGTTTCTGATGATATGCCTTTTGTTGAGAATGCTGATGTCTCTTTGCATGGAATCAAAAGCCTAGAAGAAATGGAAGCAAGTCATTCTGTGAATCCTTTTCTTTCTGAGACATCTAAAGGTGAAGAATGTGAAACAGATACTCTTACTGAGGCAGATAATTTAAGAATTCAGCCTGAAGTCTTAAGTATTGGCTCAGAGGCTCCTTCATCAGACAAGATTCTCTTCGGTGACAAAACTGAACCTCAAGGCCAAACTGATTTGGTTGCGGTCAAGGAATTTCCCAGTGCAGAGAACATAATGATACCTAAGACTGACTCCGAAGATATCAAAGTGAAAGCTGAAGATGGTGTATCATCATTAGGGAATGCACAAACTGTTGAATCAGAGACCTTGAGAGTTTCTCCACCTGCTGTAGATTCTATAGTTGTTGACTCGAATGCTAATGTGAGCAGTGCAGCTAACAAAACTGGTTTAGTTGATCTTGTTGGGGAGAGTGAACTTATTCAAGCAAATGTTGTTGCTGAGGAGGGGAACAACCCAAAAGATAGATTGAGTCCTGAATCCTCTTGCTATGTTACTCCGCTGTCTGTTGTATTTGAGGGAGCTGATGCAAGTGATCAGATAAAAAGTTCAACAGAAACATCTAAAGACTCTGCCCTCCAAATCGGTGCTGAATTCTCTGAAAGTAAAGATGAAGTTTGCAGAGAGATTAACAACGGGACCGTTGTGGAGGAAAGCAGTTTCATAAACGAAACATATCCAACGGAATATCCAGTTAGCCATCCTGGATCCACACACACTGCACCTGATGAAATTGTTAAAACAGCTAATCAGAAGTCACTGGAAAGCGGAAGGACAGAATTCAATAGAGTTGTTGGTGGCTTGGGGGTGATTCAAGCAAATGAGATTGACGGTAATGTCAAAGCACACAACTACTATGCTGAGGTCCCAGTGACAATAGAATCAAACGACCATCGTGATTTTGGGAGATTGCAGAATCTTTCAGAAGCTCACATTAAATCTCTGGTTTCAAGTCCACTAGTCAGTAGAAATAATGCATCATCTAATGCGTTTGAATCCAACTTGGGATCGGTTTCAG GAGTAAGCGGTGGAGTTAGCAAACCGGAAAACGTATCTCAGAACCAAGAGATCACCTTGGAGAAGACAACAAGCTGGAGCTCAGCAAAGGAGCAACATGTCCCGCTAAAGAACCTTCTGAGTGAAGCAAGATCACCAAGGGTGCAGCAAGAGGCAAAGGCTCAAAATGAGAGTAACAACATACCGAGAGTGAGTTCGATACTGGGACAGGAGACATCCCCTGAAGACGGTCGCTGGCCAGAGAAAAGAGAAGTGAGTGAGGAATGGAATTCACCAGCAAAGTATCCAGTGGACttgaagagagaggagaggaaAGTGAAAGGAAGACCCTTTTGGGTGCCATTCGTTTGCTGCTCCAATGTTAAATAA